ATTCTGCTATTGCTGGTTGAGTTCCTGTCACTGGTACTCATGCATTTAAATTTAACAGTAATTCTACATTTGAAGAGACATAGGAATCTCTCcttatatattcctttctttgcttccttctgtTCCCCTCTACTACCTTCTCAGACTTTTTCTCCTTGAATTGACTTCTGGAGGAGATTATCTTTCCATCTTCCAGAAACTGGTGATAGTTCACCTGCTTACTTTGGAGAAAGTGTCTAATGTATTTCTGTATGAACAACCTCTCATTCCTTACTAAGAAGCATCATGAGGGTCTTGGGCCAAAGATAGAATATGAAGGCCTCATACTAGGGCCTGGCTGTCAGGACTAAGCTAGAGGGCTCCTAGCATGGAAGGTTACCAAGGATCTGGAGCAGTTAGTATGTCCCACATGTCCATGCACACATATCACAGCAGAGCTGAACAACTCCTAAGGCTATGGGGCTTAAATGCTTTATCATCTGAGAATGAGaagcaaattttaaaactttaaagcaaaaataataataataatccaagtCTTTCTACACAAGATGACCTTGCAGTCCTGACACAGCCCAGGAGCTGTCATGAAATTCATCTGTGTGAAAGAGGCTTTCTGTCTTATCTAACCTTCTGCTTTCTATCACCTCTCAAGTGAGCCAGACCCAGAGATAATTATCTTGTTTTTAAATAGCTCTTGGGGAAGGAGGGTTTATATAATCTCCCTTTTTGCTACAGATTAACCAAatcttggaagaagaaaagacaacCCTAGAAATCATCTATCATAGCTCTGACAGAGCCAGATCTGAAACCCAGGTTTCCTGACATCCAGCCTAGGGTTCTtgctcttttttgaaaaaaaaaaaatgttggggcggctaggtggtgcagtggatagagcatcagccctgaagtcaggaggacctcagttcaaatctggcctcagacacttttaatacttcctagctgtgtgaccctgggcaaggcacttaacccctaATGGCATTCGATTATTTCTCCATAACTCTCCTTATCCCAAAGAAAACCTCCTTCTCACAAAGATATGCACTGAAATATCCCACACTGATCCAGGGACCATGTATGACTGTCCACGCCTCATCACCTAATGTGCTCCACCAAGTTCTCCtctttgtaataaagaaaaacaagaaagcaaagccAGCAAATGGGGCAGCCATGTCTGTCCACATCTGCTTCCagtgttctttgttttttcaatttttaaaattggcttttttttttttttgcattctttacattttttttcctgccttcttttCACAGATGAAAGAAACCAGCACGCATATCCACACGACATCCTTTTCTTTCCCATAAATCCTTTCTCACCCATAAGTACATATACACATTCTGAGGGTCACTCCACTCTAGCTCTCCAGGAGCCATTGAAGGTCCAGGTCCCTAGATTTTTAAGCTCTCTATTCACTTTGGCAGTATGTATGTTAAAACTGGACTGATACCAGATTGGCATGGTCTCTGTACAAGGATAACATGCAAATTTTTGAAGCATTCCCTGTTttttaaaacaaaccaaaaaagataCCCTGTGTTATTTTCCCATGGCATAGGCCCAGGGTTCTGGTGCTAAAGGTCAGGGAAGCGAGAGAAGGGAAGGGCAGGGATAAGCAGTTCTGGGTTCATTTGAATGGGCTGTGACTGTCACTTGATGACCAACTCTCTTTCACCCACACAGTTATGAGAAGATCATCGGGGGCAAGTACATGGGGGAGATCGTGAGGCTGGTTCTACTGAAACTGGTAGATGAGAATTTGCTCTTCAATGGAGAAGCATCTGAACAGCTGAGGACCCGGGGAGCCTTCGAGACCCGTTTTGTCTCCCAAGTGGAGAGGTATCTTACTACTATATGTTCAATCATATTGTTCCCTCAGGCCCCCAGGGAACAGAGTCCTAGGTAGGAACCCTCTCTCCAGACAGCCCTCTCTGTGGCTAGCTAGCTCATAGATCTTGCGCTACAATGGTTCCTGACATTTCAATTTGTACTAATACCTTAGATTTTAGGTATATCTGAACTAATACATTTAATTGAGTTAAACTATCACTAACCAAATGACCAAAGAGCACAAAAATAATACTCTccaataatggatagaatgctaatcTTAGAATCAAGgggatctagattcaaattctgcctctgacatgttTGCTGTATGACTCAGAGAAAGTCACTCATCCTCTCAGTTCCCCAGATAACAGTCTAGGATGATCAGTTAGAGACCAGTTGTTAATCTATATCAGTGGAGGTAATTTCTACATTGGGAGTTCCCTCAGCTAATAAAATGCTCCACATGGATTTCTGGTCTCATTGAAGTGGGTTTTCCCTCCAAGGATTAAGATTGAAATCCATCCATGCCTGACCATCCTATGGGATTCTCTAGTCCATGTCTGTCTATAAATTCAACCTGGCACTCCACCCAGTGCATCAAAgaacctttttattttccttgacatCTCAAGAAATACTATAAGGACATTATACTTTAGTTAAAGGATAAGAGCTGTTCCTATACCAATAAAAGTCCGGATCAAAAAGACCACTTCTCCCCCTGCAAAGTCCCCCCcccatcaaaaacaaaaaaatccaaacccaaaccaaacaaacaatatTAGGCTAGTTGGCCTCTCATTTGGAACTCAGCAGACTGAGTTCTGAGATGGTTGTTTGTCAACCGAGTCACATATACAtgctcatacacactcacacaccgagagagagacagagagacagagagagaagagacagagagagagagagacagagagaggagagagagacagagagagaagagagagagagagagagagagagagagaggagagagagacagagagagaagagacagagagagagagagacagagagaggagagagagacagagagagagacacagagagagagagagacagagagagagagaaagagagagagagagagagagagagagagagagagagagagagagagagagaagagacagagagagagacagacagacagacagacagagaagagacagagagagagagagagagagagagagagagagagagagagagaggagggagggaggaagggagggagggagagcacTATCTAAGACAATGGATTCAACGCTCACTTGACAAGTCTTGCTCTGTTGGGTCCCCCAGTGTATCTTCTGTCTTCCTTCCCGTAGTGATTCTGGGGACCGAAAGCAGATCTACAACATCCTAAGTACTCTGGGACTGCTTCCCTCCACAACAGACTGTGATATTGTGCGCATGGTCTGTGAGAGTGTCTCTACCCGAGCAGCCCAGATGTGCTCCGCAGGGTTGGCAGGTGTCATCAACCGCATGCGGGAGAGTCGCAGCGAGGAAGTCATGAGGATCACTGTAGGTGTGGATGGCTCTGTCTACAAACTGCACCCTAGGTAAGCCCCGCAGTCCCACCCCAGTGATGCTGATGGTGGGTGTTCTCTGGGCAGCCACTCCCAAGCCACTGACAATCTTGGGATGACTTAGAAACTCAAGAGCAGGAAAAGGATGAACATGTCAAGCTCTCAATCTGTGGTCTTACCTTGGTGTCTGACAGCTTTGGTCATCAGATACAAATCCTTTCTAATACTTCGGTATTTCAGAGGAAATCTCCCACGTGGAAACCGTCTCCCTTAACGTAGTCACCTGGGTCCCCAAGTGGGTAAAGTTGGGGTAAGGCCATGGACACATAGCTCAGGTGtgtagaggcaagatttgaactcgggctgACTGAAGCGCCAGCCATCTCCAGCCTTGAGCCTCCTCACAGCACCTTTGGACTCTCTCGGGCTCATAAATGAGACTAGAACCCCCCCCTTCCTGAACTGAGTCTAGAAAGCCCCTTTGCCACCCTTCAGAAGTCCgtattcctctccctccctttccctgcaTCAGCCATTTGAGCCTCTTTGTCAGGGCACAGATGTGGAACTGGACTCATCCACTGACTCCACTTTCTTAACAGATCCAGAGGACTGGAGGAAGGCTTTCCAGTTATTCAGTCAGTAAGCATACCTAAGCACCTCCCATGGACCGGGctctgtgctaagccctggagcTCAGCCAATAGTATtggtgaaggaagaaaggaaaggggaaaaccaGTCTTTGGTTTTAATTCTAttccctccctttattccttcctGATCTCTCTGCCCCCTTTCTCagtccaaagtcacaaagaggGGCAAGAAGTCTAGTCAAAGTCGAACTTGGGTAACATTTTAGCTTCTTTACAACTTGAGGACTTTGTGTGATTCTGAAGCCAGAggagctgagtttaaatcctattttgatgcttaataaatgtatgatcttgggcaggtTACTTAACATTCCTGGGCCggagtctcctcatttgtaaaatgagggggttgaactagatgcCTTTGAAATGCTTTCCAGACCTACTAATCTTtgaacctctctgggcctcagtcaattggcaagtatttattaagcatctgctatgtgccaggctctatgTTAAGTGATGAGGAtccccctcctcccaaaaaagcaaaataatgggCGTTCATACTCTATTGGAAGGGAccacaactatgtacaaacaagatatatacagaattaaATGGAAATGCTCATTAGAGGAAAGGCACCAGCATTAAGGGCAGCAAGGTGATGCCATAGTGCatggagcaccaggcctggagtcaggaagactcatgttctgagttcaaatctggcctcagacacttactaactgtgtgactcagtttcctcatttgtaaagtgaactggagaagaaaatggcaaccaGCCCagcatctttcccaagaaaacccaaggGAGTCACAAAAAGTTACAGGTGACTGAAAGATGACTGAACGCCATCAGAAAGGAGGataggaaaggctttttgtagaagatgggattttaggggagacttaaaggaagacagggagggtaggaagcaaagatgaaagaaagagaatttcGGGTCTGAGGAATAAACAATATACTCAGATCCAGGAGATAAAGGATCCTACTGAAATAACAGCAAAGGAGCTATTCACAAATTGTataataaatgggggaaataagaCTCCAAAGGTCAGAGCAGGGTGGATTATAAAGGGCTTCAAATGCCAAACAAtggattttgtatttgtttataaaggtgatagggagccactgtaCTTCCCTGAATAGAGAGTGACAGGACCCGACTTGCACTttaagattaatttgacagctgagtgaggatggatgggagtggggagaggcTTGAGGCAGTAGTATGAGAAAGAAGCAAAGAGGTCCCCTATCAGGAGAGTGGCAATGTCAGAGAAAAGATGAGATATTATAAAGGTAGAACTGATAGGACTTGGCAATTAATTTAATCTGTGGAGCAAATGACAACTAGGAAATATAGCAGTGCCCTTGACAAGAAAATTAAAGGGAATGAAGGTGtcataaatatttgagaaataaagaacTTCCTTTTAGTTACCATTAACAAATtgccaaagagctatcatatttAATCTTCCTTTAGGTAGTTCGTCTATCCTCTGTACTTCTACAAAATTCTGtaggtggaaagagagaagactatgagttcatttttgcacatgttgagtTTTAGATGTATATGGGATAAAAAGTTTAAGCTGTCCAATAGGCATTTGGAGATGTGAGACTGAAAGATGAGAGAGAGGTTAGTGGTGAGTAAATAGAGCTGAGAACAattagcatagagatgataacagAATCCATAAGAGCTGATGAGATgcccaaataaaatattacagagataaaagagaagaCCAAAAATATTAATGGGCATGATATGGATGGAGATGAGGGAATTATGGAAATAGAACTAGGCTATTAGAACCTAGAAGAACCATGTTTCCTAAAGTAAAGCTCTAAACAAAAATCAGAAGGAACAATGATGAGAAAACCAAAGACAATCAGCTGCAAATACTTCTCTCCAGTTCAAGACTGCGCCAAGAGATTGCCAGAATTACCCAGAGGGTAGACAAGCTACCTGAAGAGAACTTTGGAAAAATTAGATAAGAGAACTCTCTAGCAATTAGTTGATGGCAACTAAAAGGAATGTCCATATTCCTCAAGTACTTATGCCACCTTTATAAAAATTGGCAATGTGTCAGGTGACAAAAATCGTACAAACACTCAGAAAAGGGTGTAAAGTGTAAAAGAAGAGAATGGAACGCCCTGCCAAGGACCCCCTTTCCCATTCCTAACCATTTCTCTCTTGTGCCTCTGCAGCTTCAAACACCGATTTCATGCGACTGTGCGGCAGCTGGCACCCTGTTGTGACATCACCTTTATCCAGTCAGAGGAGGGCAGCGGCCGGGGAGCTGCCCTCGTCTCTGCTGTGGCCTGCAAAAAGGCCTGCATGCTTAGCCAGTGAAGCAGCTGTGGCCTCCGCCTGCCAGGGCAGCTGCCAGGGCAGTGCTCACAGCAAGCTGCTCCCCAGCTCCTGTGGCCCTTGGTCCAGGACAGAACTACTCACCTGAAGGAGGCTGGGCCTTTGCTGATCGCAAGTGCCGGGGAAGATTTACTCtcccaaaggagaaaactgagggtgTAAGGCAGCTTGTTTCTCTCCATGCAGCGGCTGATGGCCTCTCCACAGATATGGGACTTTTACCCATCTGTGGTAAATGGGTGCTGTACCCAGCTCATGAGGACCAGGGAAAAGACCTGGCAGAGAAGGAATGGCCTCAAAAAGCTCCCTAACTAGGAATTTTTGAGTCTGGATCAAGGGAAAGGATGCTGGGGAAATTCACTTGAGGCGCGGCCATCAGGGAAGAGTACTCCTGGGTACTGCAAGATTTCTGTGCTGCTGAAGGGCTGACCGGTGCTGTCAGCAACCTCCACGTTTTGGTGCCCTGGGACAAAGTCTTTGTTACTCTCTCATTAAAAGCTCTGACCTTAAAGAATGGCCTCTTACACAACTCTATCCAAGTCCACCAACATAGCCAGGCCTTTGTGTCTCCCTCTTCCATCTCCTCatacctcccctcccccatgtcCCACCCTCTCTTCCTAACCAGGCCCTTAATTGAAACCCAGTGGTACCCAGGGAGGGTCTATTCCTGGAAGATGGTGGGTATGACTCTAGCTTGATGCAGGGAGACCACAGCCAGCTTCCTTTTAAATGGCTGACCTATGGATGCCCCGTTAGGGCAAGCTCCGGATCCCTGGCACGGTACGCCAGCTTCACTACTGCCACCCAGCCCCTGCCAGTCTGCCCCCTATGAGGATCATTGGGTATACTCAGGATCAAAAgattctcccctttctctctcctgggTCCTGGAAGGCAGGGGCCTATGGACTTCAGTCCTGAGGTTGTTAGGGGGAATAACCTATTTGTGCCACCAAGAGAACCAAAGAGCACAGATTCCCTGTATCCTCAAGCAAGGCGGTGCTCACCTGGGTGGGCCTTAGTcctttttccccaccttcccctgTCCCCGATCCAAGCCTGGCAAATTGCTTGAGCCATGAGGTATCCGTGTGTGCCAGAAATATACCACCACAGTCTGGCCACAATGCACAGAAGGACGAGGTCCTTCTGCCTCTCTGAACTAGAAGCCCATATGCTCTCCCTGGTGCTCTGATTGTAAGAGCTCTTCCCCAATCACTCTCCAGAGGAAGGCCCTGGAGCCAGGCCTTATTACTGGTCTCATTTGTAGATTCTAGACccatcaaaccacaaaacacacacacgcaTCCCAGCCCTTCCTTTCCACATTGTGAAGCCAGCACACTCATCAAGATCCTTTTCCAATTCCTTCCCtgattgtctttttatttttaaataaagaaaaatttgaaatattacaTTTTGGGTCAGTAAAATGGTGATGATTTCATAAATATGCTTACCAAATGAATGAACACATGGCGAGATATTGTGATATAATCTAATAGCCCATATATAGCTATACCCCTCTAGCTAATGGCAATTCTTCCCTTATCAGACCCATCCCCTCTTATCCAGTTACTACCCGTAGGCCACTCTTAATCTGGGTGACTGGCCCAGAGATAATTGTATCTGATATTTGTATAGCACATTAATGCTTAAAAAACTCTTTTTCAGAGAACAATTTGATGGGatagtaaaaatattattctccATGTTGCAGTTGAAGAGATGGAGACCTGAGAAACAAAGACCTTGGTCAAGGTCACAGAGTCAATAAGGGGCAGACCCAGTCTACAAGCCAATTCTTCTAAATCCTAGACCTGCACTTTTTTTCAATACATTATGCTGAGTATATAGATCTGGAAATTatgtaaatagaaataataattaaacccaTAGGAACTGATGAGGTCACCATGAGTATAATTGTATTGAGGATATAGGAGGACTAGGACAAAACCTTGGGGAACACCTCAGTTATGGGAAGGGTGGTTGATATAaacagtaaaaccaaaaaaaaggagatttaaaaggATCCATTGGACAAATAGCCCAAGAATCAGGAGAGAGAAATATTAGAGATGGGAAGAGGATGAGTCTTCAGTATCAAATGTAATAGAAACTGAACCTAGGGACTCTGagggtttggttttgtttctctttaagAGCTAAAGGGTGAAGATTAGGGGGAAAGCTTTTCAGATTTAACATTTAAGttgtcatctataaaacgagaggcttggactagatggcttttgAGGTTCCAGTTCTAAAACCATGATCCTATGAGGAGAAAGATAATTTGAAGATTTAAGATgacaagagggaaagaaaagggaactcACACCAAacagcctcaattttctttgtaaaataagaatctAGATATTTAGCTGAGAGGGGATGAGAGGGAAGGATGGCAAGCAAGCTGTTTTTATGTACTTCACATAAAGAATTAGAGGCATCTAGTCCCACTCACATATGAAGTATATCTAATGAGTGGCCATCCagctctgcttgaagaccttctAGGAGAGGAAGCCACCTCCTCTTAAGGCAGCTCTAATTGTTAATAATGTTGTCATGAATTAAGCCTAAACTTTCTTGTTTGTGATTTCTACCCATCGCTCTTGGATCTACCCATTGGGATGAAATATAGTCCCACTAGTCTACttgacagtccttcaaatacttgaaaacatgTCCCTTTGGAGTCCTCTTTTCT
The DNA window shown above is from Sminthopsis crassicaudata isolate SCR6 chromosome 2, ASM4859323v1, whole genome shotgun sequence and carries:
- the GCK gene encoding hexokinase-4 isoform X2, whose translation is MGEIVRLVLLKLVDENLLFNGEASEQLRTRGAFETRFVSQVESDSGDRKQIYNILSTLGLLPSTTDCDIVRMVCESVSTRAAQMCSAGLAGVINRMRESRSEEVMRITVGVDGSVYKLHPSFKHRFHATVRQLAPCCDITFIQSEEGSGRGAALVSAVACKKACMLSQ